The Leptospira koniambonensis genome window below encodes:
- a CDS encoding extracellular solute-binding protein: MNLALRNPKFLNICYFILLLSVITFVSNGCKEKEEVQISVATEELPWEGDPNSIPEALKKPNPSVSPNAKRGGTFRIYSHQYPKSLNAYLEQFSTTGEIFDLMFESLLDQHPITQESIPRLASSWKISSDKKTFTFILDKNARWSDGKPITAKDILFTYETIMDKKNNTALHRIDLSRFEVPKIINDHEVEFTQKEIHWKNFNFIAYSIQILPEHHYKGKEFNKENFEFPVTSGPYELQSAKKGIYIKMKRRNDYWARAYPFFKGTFNFDTLIFKVFADEAVAFQAFKKGDIDLYPVYKAATWVQDTTGEPFDKNYIVKQKIYNDKRSGFQGWAFNMRRSPYEDIRVRKAIAHLVNRKVMVDKLAFGEYQLTDSYYGSVWEEGQLPNPAIDYNPDIAKKLFAEAGWKLNAKGFLEKDGKEFVMHVLERERGTEKYFTFFLERAKDLGIQVKIENTDLASWSERMDKYNFDVTWAAWGPGGVFPDPEHQWFSKYANENGQNNFNGFNNPEVDKLIEQQKTEFDIKKRTEIIKKIDKILTKEVPYVLLWGIKSTRVLYWNRFGTPDNPLSRYSGEGAAKYYWWIDEEKDKALENSKKNKTALPTYKRDLYYQSK; this comes from the coding sequence TTGAACCTTGCTCTAAGAAATCCTAAATTCCTAAATATTTGCTATTTTATACTTTTATTATCTGTCATCACGTTTGTATCGAACGGATGTAAAGAGAAGGAAGAAGTCCAGATCTCAGTAGCGACTGAAGAACTTCCTTGGGAAGGAGATCCAAACAGTATCCCGGAAGCACTGAAAAAACCGAATCCTTCTGTTTCTCCTAACGCAAAAAGGGGAGGGACTTTTAGGATCTATAGTCATCAGTATCCTAAATCATTAAATGCATATTTAGAGCAATTTAGTACGACCGGGGAAATTTTTGATCTGATGTTTGAGTCCTTATTGGATCAGCATCCGATTACTCAAGAGTCTATACCTAGACTTGCTTCTTCTTGGAAAATTTCTTCAGACAAAAAAACTTTCACATTCATTCTAGATAAGAATGCCAGATGGAGTGATGGTAAACCGATTACTGCTAAAGACATATTATTCACTTATGAAACTATCATGGATAAAAAGAATAATACAGCTCTTCATCGTATCGATCTTTCTCGTTTCGAAGTCCCGAAAATAATTAATGATCATGAAGTGGAATTCACTCAAAAAGAGATCCATTGGAAAAACTTTAATTTTATCGCTTACAGTATTCAAATTTTACCAGAGCATCACTATAAAGGAAAAGAGTTTAACAAAGAAAATTTTGAATTTCCGGTAACCTCTGGGCCTTATGAATTGCAATCCGCCAAGAAAGGGATCTACATTAAAATGAAACGTAGAAACGATTATTGGGCAAGGGCTTATCCTTTTTTTAAGGGAACTTTTAATTTTGATACACTCATCTTCAAGGTATTTGCAGATGAGGCAGTTGCATTCCAGGCATTCAAAAAAGGTGATATAGATCTATATCCTGTATATAAAGCAGCAACTTGGGTGCAAGATACAACTGGAGAACCTTTCGATAAAAATTATATTGTTAAACAAAAGATCTATAATGACAAAAGATCCGGTTTCCAAGGCTGGGCATTCAATATGAGAAGATCCCCTTACGAGGATATTCGAGTTAGAAAGGCAATCGCTCATTTAGTGAACCGGAAAGTTATGGTGGACAAACTTGCTTTTGGAGAATACCAACTCACTGATTCTTATTACGGCTCCGTATGGGAAGAAGGACAATTGCCGAACCCTGCGATAGACTATAATCCTGATATAGCTAAAAAATTATTTGCAGAAGCAGGATGGAAACTTAATGCAAAGGGATTCCTGGAAAAAGATGGAAAGGAATTCGTAATGCATGTTTTGGAAAGAGAAAGAGGAACCGAAAAATATTTTACCTTCTTCTTAGAAAGAGCCAAGGATCTTGGAATTCAGGTAAAGATTGAGAATACTGATCTTGCTAGCTGGTCTGAAAGAATGGACAAATATAATTTTGATGTTACATGGGCGGCTTGGGGACCAGGCGGAGTTTTTCCAGACCCTGAACATCAGTGGTTTTCTAAATATGCAAATGAGAATGGCCAAAACAATTTTAATGGATTCAATAATCCAGAAGTGGACAAACTCATCGAGCAGCAAAAAACTGAATTCGATATTAAAAAAAGAACGGAAATCATAAAGAAGATAGATAAGATCTTAACTAAAGAAGTTCCTTATGTTCTTCTTTGGGGAATTAAATCCACAAGAGTTCTTTATTGGAATAGATTCGGAACTCCTGATAATCCTCTTTCTAGATATTCAGGTGAAGGTGCTGCCAAATATTATTGGTGGATCGACGAAGAAAAAGACAAGGCCTTAGAAAATTCTAAGAAGAACAAAACGGCTCTTCCTACTTATAAAAGAGACTTGTACTATCAGTCCAAATAA
- a CDS encoding TetR/AcrR family transcriptional regulator produces the protein MIIFKKEVKQKSAPKEKSSPRRRGNITVFPMKQGQRTPVQSRSKERLDLILRTAKELIGEKGIDAVSMREIAQSAGIQIGSLYQYFPGKNTLLLTIMRDYYDRIYAETKTLLDQVTNAEELEIAGEKAILQFAEFFRSDTALANLWAGARAIPELVSEDNLDTYRNAELIVKTTLRCLPGLKENDLKPFALFLSHTMGTIVRFAGEIEKKEGEEILKECQEIFRLRLKSLIDLSKSSRKKNK, from the coding sequence TTGATCATTTTTAAGAAAGAAGTCAAACAAAAATCGGCTCCAAAAGAAAAAAGTAGTCCGAGAAGAAGAGGAAATATAACTGTATTTCCTATGAAGCAGGGCCAACGCACACCCGTACAATCCCGAAGCAAAGAAAGATTGGATCTGATCCTCAGAACTGCAAAGGAATTGATTGGAGAAAAGGGAATAGATGCTGTTAGCATGAGGGAAATCGCCCAGTCTGCCGGAATACAGATCGGGTCTTTGTACCAATATTTTCCAGGAAAGAATACTCTCCTTCTAACAATTATGAGAGATTATTATGACAGAATATATGCCGAAACAAAAACATTACTAGATCAGGTTACCAATGCAGAAGAGTTAGAAATCGCAGGAGAAAAAGCAATTTTACAATTTGCGGAATTTTTCCGAAGTGATACCGCACTTGCGAATCTTTGGGCAGGAGCAAGAGCGATTCCTGAATTAGTTTCGGAAGATAATTTGGATACATATAGAAATGCAGAACTTATAGTAAAGACCACATTACGTTGTTTGCCGGGCTTAAAAGAAAACGATCTAAAACCATTCGCTCTCTTTCTGAGTCATACGATGGGGACAATTGTCCGTTTTGCTGGAGAAATCGAAAAGAAAGAAGGAGAAGAAATCCTTAAAGAATGTCAGGAAATATTTAGGCTCAGACTAAAATCCCTGATAGATCTCTCAAAGTCCTCACGTAAAAAAAATAAATGA
- a CDS encoding AraC family transcriptional regulator has translation MISQITDILHLFCLSNLIFIIGLLGWRYLYDFRIRIAGGFSFGIICYILLSLDPDLKIPYSIRVFLFAGLISLPFFFWMISLAIFEDHFEIKYWYWLLLLSKVGVSAWSVYPVLDLINMRGPIVSETVLAHIIIPTLLSLGFVVAAIIRIYSGRKDDLIETRRRLREVHILMTGSVITFNMFSHLILRGKILSEILDLANVVFAWGLILAFMYLVFELKEGLVDPRPEESGDKEEKAVYADPALKKKLVSAFEETKLYRKEGLTIGQLAEDLEVQEYKLRRLINQAMGFRNFPDFLNRYRIQEACEILLDSGKDEIPIIRVAMDLGYQSLGPFNRAFKELTGVTPTEFRRNRGRDGSLKSTADFEIS, from the coding sequence TTGATCTCACAGATCACGGACATATTACATTTATTCTGTCTTTCGAATCTAATCTTTATCATAGGCCTCTTAGGATGGAGGTATCTCTACGATTTTAGGATACGTATCGCTGGAGGTTTTTCTTTCGGGATCATATGTTATATCCTTCTTTCCTTGGATCCTGATCTAAAGATCCCTTATTCTATCCGCGTATTTTTATTTGCAGGTCTGATCAGTTTACCTTTTTTCTTTTGGATGATAAGTCTTGCGATCTTCGAGGATCATTTCGAGATCAAATATTGGTATTGGCTTTTACTTCTAAGTAAGGTTGGAGTTTCCGCTTGGTCAGTTTATCCTGTATTGGACCTGATCAATATGAGAGGGCCTATCGTTTCGGAAACTGTTCTCGCTCATATAATTATTCCTACTCTTCTATCCTTGGGCTTTGTTGTGGCCGCTATCATCCGGATCTATTCAGGGCGAAAGGATGACTTGATCGAAACAAGAAGAAGGTTACGTGAAGTCCATATCCTGATGACCGGAAGTGTAATCACTTTTAATATGTTCTCCCACTTGATCTTGAGAGGTAAGATCTTATCTGAAATTTTAGATTTAGCAAATGTGGTCTTTGCTTGGGGACTTATACTTGCATTTATGTATTTGGTCTTCGAGTTGAAAGAAGGTCTTGTGGACCCAAGACCGGAAGAGTCAGGAGACAAAGAAGAAAAAGCAGTATATGCGGACCCAGCCTTAAAGAAAAAATTAGTCTCTGCATTTGAAGAAACGAAACTTTATAGAAAAGAAGGTCTGACAATCGGGCAGCTTGCAGAAGATTTAGAAGTGCAGGAATATAAACTCAGAAGGTTGATCAATCAGGCAATGGGTTTTAGAAATTTTCCAGACTTCTTAAATCGTTATCGGATCCAAGAAGCTTGTGAAATTCTTTTAGACTCCGGAAAAGACGAGATCCCTATTATCAGAGTAGCTATGGATTTAGGTTACCAATCTCTTGGGCCTTTCAATCGCGCATTTAAAGAACTTACCGGAGTCACTCCAACAGAATTCCGCCGCAACCGTGGCAGGGACGGGTCCTTAAAAAGTACCGCCGATTTTGAAATCAGCTAG
- a CDS encoding sterol desaturase family protein codes for MNEIVDQMGYTAYYFLTLGILWFRYILMAGIAYVFIWLIFKDKLKHKIIQKRLPEKDKISYELKYSAITLLIFAASGILVVLMKKAGWTFIYDKVEDYGVPYLLFSIIALIFLHDTYFYWTHRMMHHPLLFKRMHLVHHKSTNPSPWAAFSFHPYEAVVEAGIVPLVILFLPVHTTALVVFFFYSNFLNVLGHLSFELFPKGFIENRILRLHNSTTHHNMHHKYFNCNYSLYFNIWDRIMGTNHENYFDTFREVTHREPEVVGDPNKKLGIVS; via the coding sequence ATGAACGAGATAGTGGATCAAATGGGCTATACAGCTTATTATTTTCTTACCTTAGGGATATTATGGTTTCGCTATATTTTAATGGCAGGGATCGCTTATGTTTTTATTTGGCTGATCTTTAAAGACAAACTCAAACACAAGATTATCCAAAAAAGACTTCCAGAAAAAGATAAAATTTCTTACGAACTTAAATATTCAGCGATCACTCTTTTGATCTTTGCCGCTTCCGGAATTTTGGTTGTCTTAATGAAGAAGGCTGGCTGGACTTTTATCTACGATAAGGTAGAAGACTACGGTGTTCCTTATCTTCTATTCAGTATTATTGCTTTAATATTCCTGCATGATACTTATTTTTATTGGACTCATAGAATGATGCATCATCCTCTTCTTTTCAAAAGAATGCATTTGGTACATCATAAATCCACGAACCCATCTCCTTGGGCGGCGTTTTCTTTTCATCCATACGAAGCTGTTGTAGAAGCAGGAATTGTGCCATTAGTGATCTTATTCTTACCTGTGCATACAACTGCACTTGTCGTCTTTTTCTTTTATAGTAATTTTTTGAATGTGCTGGGGCATCTTTCCTTTGAGCTTTTTCCTAAAGGATTTATTGAGAATAGAATATTAAGACTTCATAATTCTACCACTCATCATAATATGCACCATAAATATTTTAACTGCAACTACAGTTTGTATTTTAATATTTGGGATAGAATTATGGGAACAAATCATGAAAATTACTTCGATACTTTTAGAGAAGTAACTCATCGAGAGCCCGAGGTAGTGGGGGATCCTAATAAGAAGCTGGGAATCGTATCCTAG
- a CDS encoding flavin-containing monooxygenase, with protein sequence MNEQAEVSNSKEVQNYSGHYCIVGAGPAGLSMARSLKSKGVPFHVIERYKDVGGIWDIENPGSPMYESAHFISSKYLSNYADYPMPEEYPDYPSNRQILAYHRAFAKEYDLYRHIKFNSSVQSIQQEGKKWLVKLSTGESGLYEGIICASGITWSPNIPKLEGQETFRGEVIHSVKYKNISSFRGKRVLVVGAGNSGCDIVCDAGVASDQAFISVRRGYYFIPKHIFGMPADVFGDGAHWIPNWFSQWVFGIILKLLVGDLTKIGLPAPDHKIFETHPIVNDQLLHNLRHGDVIAKGDISKLNGEFVEFKDGSKERIDLVVLATGYEWAIPYMEGKYFEWKNGRPELYLTLFNRKYENLYALGYMETDGGAYKMFDEMANLISSYIDAKRKGNSSAKKFEKLIRTDRPLLNGGIHYLNTGRHSVYVNQVAYKKYRSMIQRKMEWPELKSGQFDVLKKKQKNINSPSQLAGVVR encoded by the coding sequence ATGAACGAGCAAGCCGAAGTTTCCAATTCTAAAGAAGTCCAAAATTATTCAGGCCATTACTGTATAGTGGGGGCGGGGCCTGCTGGTCTATCCATGGCGAGATCTTTGAAATCGAAGGGAGTTCCTTTTCATGTGATTGAGAGGTATAAGGATGTGGGAGGGATTTGGGATATCGAAAATCCGGGATCTCCCATGTATGAAAGCGCTCATTTTATTTCTTCGAAATATCTTTCCAATTATGCGGATTATCCGATGCCGGAAGAGTATCCGGATTATCCATCCAATCGCCAGATCTTAGCATATCACCGGGCCTTCGCTAAAGAATATGATCTATATCGACATATCAAATTTAATTCTTCGGTCCAGTCCATCCAACAGGAAGGAAAAAAATGGTTAGTTAAACTTTCTACTGGAGAATCAGGACTGTATGAGGGAATCATTTGTGCAAGCGGGATCACTTGGTCTCCGAATATTCCAAAATTAGAAGGCCAAGAAACGTTTCGAGGAGAGGTAATACATAGCGTAAAATATAAAAATATTTCTTCTTTTCGAGGAAAGAGAGTGCTCGTTGTGGGAGCAGGAAATTCAGGATGTGATATTGTATGCGACGCTGGAGTTGCTTCAGACCAGGCATTCATCAGCGTGAGGAGAGGTTATTATTTTATTCCAAAACATATTTTTGGAATGCCGGCTGATGTATTCGGCGACGGGGCACATTGGATCCCGAACTGGTTCTCTCAGTGGGTTTTTGGGATTATCTTAAAATTATTAGTTGGAGACTTGACTAAGATCGGTCTTCCCGCTCCCGATCATAAAATTTTTGAAACGCACCCTATAGTCAACGATCAACTTCTGCATAATTTGCGTCATGGGGATGTGATCGCAAAGGGTGATATCTCCAAATTGAACGGAGAGTTTGTAGAGTTTAAGGATGGTTCTAAGGAAAGGATCGATCTGGTCGTACTTGCGACAGGATATGAGTGGGCGATCCCATACATGGAAGGAAAATATTTCGAATGGAAAAACGGACGCCCAGAACTTTATCTTACTCTATTTAATCGCAAGTATGAAAATCTTTATGCTCTTGGTTATATGGAAACAGACGGTGGGGCATACAAAATGTTCGATGAAATGGCTAATTTAATTTCTTCTTATATAGATGCGAAACGAAAAGGGAATAGTTCTGCTAAAAAATTTGAAAAGTTGATTCGAACAGATAGGCCGTTATTAAACGGAGGCATTCATTATCTGAATACAGGACGGCACTCGGTATACGTGAATCAAGTCGCTTACAAGAAATATCGTTCTATGATCCAACGTAAAATGGAATGGCCTGAATTAAAATCAGGACAATTTGATGTTTTGAAAAAGAAACAGAAAAATATAAATTCTCCATCTCAACTTGCGGGAGTAGTGCGATGA
- a CDS encoding SDR family NAD(P)-dependent oxidoreductase, whose translation MKTALVTGAGGGIGEAIAIRLDKAGYQLVLCDIKKERMESVSSRLSRKPELIACDLTKQEEVESMVSILNSRFSDLEVLVNNAGYAKEGPFLDQNISEIDRHTGINLLGPIRLIHAVVPMMLRKGSGSVVNIVSIGGIIALADSALYSATKFGLRGFLTAIHEELKGTGVKISGIYPAAVDTPMLLHEALNGGTVLNWLNAVKSPDDVASAVLRGIRTGKLEIYVPYGDGLSSRLAALFPWLVGKLSPVLKWLGEKGRRRWLRKKGIDYRDAV comes from the coding sequence ATGAAGACCGCCTTAGTTACCGGTGCAGGGGGCGGGATAGGGGAGGCTATCGCCATACGATTGGATAAAGCGGGATACCAACTTGTACTTTGTGATATCAAAAAAGAAAGAATGGAATCCGTTTCGAGTAGGCTTTCTCGTAAGCCGGAATTGATTGCCTGCGATTTAACAAAACAAGAAGAAGTGGAGTCGATGGTCTCCATTTTGAATTCTAGATTTTCCGATCTGGAAGTTTTAGTGAATAATGCTGGATACGCAAAGGAAGGTCCTTTTCTGGATCAAAATATTTCGGAGATAGATCGCCATACCGGTATCAATCTTTTAGGACCGATCCGGCTGATACATGCAGTAGTTCCAATGATGCTCCGAAAAGGAAGCGGTTCTGTGGTAAACATAGTGTCTATTGGAGGGATCATCGCTCTTGCAGACTCTGCTTTATATTCCGCTACCAAATTCGGACTTAGAGGTTTTTTAACTGCGATCCATGAGGAGTTGAAGGGAACAGGGGTTAAAATTTCCGGTATATATCCCGCTGCAGTAGATACTCCTATGTTATTGCATGAAGCTTTGAACGGAGGGACCGTATTGAATTGGTTGAATGCAGTAAAATCTCCTGACGATGTTGCAAGTGCAGTTCTTAGAGGGATCAGGACCGGCAAGTTGGAAATCTATGTTCCATATGGCGACGGACTGAGCTCTCGTCTCGCTGCGCTATTTCCTTGGCTTGTAGGTAAACTTTCTCCCGTTCTAAAATGGTTGGGAGAAAAGGGACGTCGCAGATGGCTTCGTAAAAAAGGCATCGATTATAGAGACGCAGTGTAA
- the purB gene encoding adenylosuccinate lyase, with protein MIDRYSNPEISKIWELENKFDIWKEIEILATEARMKKGEVPKEDFEEIRSKARFNVDEILEIESKVHHDVIAFLTNMNSYIGPAGRHVHYGLTSSDIGDTALCVQMVQAMDLILKKTDQLIEAIKEKAIQYRDLPCIGRSHGIHAEPMTLGLKFALFYEEMKRNRVRMALAKEEVAVGKLSGAVGTYSNIEPDIEEYVCEKLGLKPDPIATQVVSRDRHAAYMSALGVTAASLDRFATEVRLLQKTEGREIEEPFSPGQKGSSAMPHKRNPVICERISGISRVIRSNVSTALQNVGLWHERDISHSSAERIVVPDSTIALEYILDKMLFVVKNLHVYPDAIERTLGTTRGLIFSQKVLLHLIEKGGITREDAYAIVQGHAMAVWADISQNLKTRLAEDPKVQKVLKPGDLDSIFQISPYLDKVGLIYKRLGLE; from the coding sequence ATGATTGATCGGTATTCGAATCCTGAGATTTCTAAAATTTGGGAATTGGAGAACAAATTCGATATTTGGAAAGAAATCGAAATATTAGCAACCGAAGCCCGGATGAAAAAAGGAGAGGTCCCTAAAGAAGACTTCGAAGAGATCCGTTCCAAAGCAAGATTCAATGTGGATGAAATTTTGGAGATTGAATCCAAGGTTCATCATGACGTTATCGCATTCTTAACTAATATGAATTCTTATATCGGACCTGCAGGTCGCCATGTTCACTATGGCCTCACTTCTTCCGATATTGGCGACACTGCACTTTGTGTACAAATGGTCCAAGCAATGGACTTGATCCTTAAAAAAACTGATCAGTTGATCGAAGCGATCAAAGAGAAGGCGATCCAATATAGGGACCTTCCTTGTATCGGTAGATCTCATGGGATCCATGCTGAACCAATGACTCTTGGTTTAAAGTTCGCATTATTCTATGAAGAAATGAAAAGGAACAGGGTGCGTATGGCCCTGGCAAAAGAGGAAGTTGCCGTAGGAAAATTATCTGGTGCAGTAGGAACTTATTCCAATATAGAACCTGATATCGAAGAATACGTTTGCGAAAAATTAGGGCTTAAGCCTGATCCAATTGCGACACAAGTGGTTTCTAGAGATAGACATGCTGCTTATATGTCCGCGTTAGGCGTTACTGCTGCAAGTTTGGATCGTTTTGCAACCGAAGTTCGTCTTCTTCAAAAAACAGAAGGGAGAGAAATAGAAGAACCTTTTTCTCCAGGGCAGAAAGGATCTTCTGCAATGCCTCATAAGAGAAATCCTGTGATTTGTGAAAGGATCTCCGGTATTTCGAGAGTGATCCGTTCCAATGTTTCTACTGCTCTTCAGAATGTTGGCTTATGGCATGAACGAGATATTTCTCATTCTTCTGCAGAAAGGATTGTAGTTCCAGATTCTACAATCGCATTAGAGTATATCTTAGATAAAATGTTATTCGTAGTGAAAAATTTGCATGTGTATCCTGATGCGATCGAAAGAACTTTGGGGACCACAAGAGGTTTAATCTTCTCTCAAAAGGTTCTTCTTCACTTGATCGAGAAAGGCGGGATTACAAGAGAAGATGCTTATGCAATCGTGCAAGGTCATGCGATGGCAGTTTGGGCCGATATTTCTCAAAATCTGAAGACTAGACTTGCTGAAGATCCTAAAGTTCAAAAGGTCCTAAAACCAGGAGATCTAGATTCTATCTTCCAAATTTCTCCTTACTTAGATAAAGTTGGGCTGATCTATAAAAGACTCGGTCTGGAGTAA
- a CDS encoding RelA/SpoT family protein produces MGFVKAPATKEMLIEGVRETMGPEALEMIEKAYKVSEDSHQGQFRLSGEPYIVHPLQVGFILYELGLDEKVISAGILHDVIEDTKYTRDDMVRDFGTEITQLVEGVTKISQIKSQSKETEAAENIRKIIIATIQDIRVILIKLADKTHNMRTLSFQPPEKQRRIANETLSLYAPIAGRLGIYSVKSELEDLAFQVIFPEEYQDIKKRISAKKSEREDYIEKLQLILKQRLAEIQINANVEGRAKHFFSIYRKMKTKEKTFDEIFDLRAIRIVTDEIKDCYGVLGIVHTLWSPVPGRFKDYIATPKTNMYQSLHTTVIGPDGKPLEVQIRTAEMNAIAEFGIAAHWVYKEGKTHANERHLTVKWLEVLQTWQDSSLDPKEFLEELKYDLHEDEVFVFTPKGEIIQLPKGATVLDFAFRIHTDVGLHCKGAKINGRMIPLRTELRSGDQVEVVVDKRSKPSPIWLRIVKTPSARQKLRAYFRKLREETSKDLEQGAESAGELTLNAEVLEELKRKPSEKVSKQTQAHGQVAGGKILVAGLRDIPVRLSGCCSPLPGDQIIGFVTRGRGVSVHKKNCSVALKQREEEQLRQITVDWDYGQTEPVPVRVEVKAKDRQGIYLEMVKSISGTQTNILEAGASTVQKDTLMARFMIEVEHLDQLKEILGNLKRIPDVVFAHRVK; encoded by the coding sequence ATGGGATTTGTTAAGGCTCCAGCCACTAAAGAAATGTTAATCGAAGGGGTTCGGGAAACCATGGGCCCCGAAGCCTTGGAAATGATCGAGAAGGCTTATAAGGTTTCGGAAGATTCTCACCAAGGGCAATTCCGTCTTTCGGGGGAACCTTATATAGTTCATCCTCTTCAGGTTGGTTTTATTTTATACGAGTTGGGTCTGGATGAGAAGGTAATCTCTGCTGGTATCCTTCATGATGTGATAGAAGACACAAAATACACAAGAGACGATATGGTCCGAGATTTCGGAACTGAGATCACTCAACTTGTAGAAGGCGTGACTAAAATTTCTCAGATCAAAAGCCAATCCAAAGAAACGGAAGCCGCTGAGAATATTCGGAAGATCATTATTGCAACCATCCAGGATATTCGAGTCATTCTGATCAAACTTGCTGATAAAACCCATAACATGAGGACTCTTTCTTTCCAACCTCCTGAAAAGCAAAGAAGGATCGCAAACGAAACTCTTTCCTTATATGCTCCCATTGCTGGACGGCTTGGTATTTATTCAGTTAAATCTGAATTAGAAGATTTAGCATTTCAGGTAATCTTTCCGGAAGAATACCAGGACATTAAAAAAAGGATCAGCGCCAAAAAATCAGAAAGAGAAGATTATATAGAAAAACTTCAGCTGATCCTGAAACAAAGGCTCGCTGAAATTCAGATCAACGCGAATGTCGAAGGAAGAGCAAAACATTTCTTCTCCATCTATCGTAAGATGAAAACGAAGGAGAAAACCTTCGACGAAATTTTCGATCTAAGAGCGATCCGTATCGTTACGGACGAGATCAAGGATTGTTACGGAGTACTCGGGATCGTGCATACACTTTGGTCTCCTGTCCCAGGTAGATTTAAAGATTATATCGCAACTCCTAAAACAAATATGTACCAATCACTTCATACAACTGTGATCGGTCCCGACGGAAAACCTTTAGAAGTACAGATCCGTACTGCAGAGATGAATGCGATCGCTGAATTCGGGATTGCTGCTCACTGGGTGTACAAAGAAGGAAAAACTCATGCTAACGAAAGGCATCTAACTGTGAAATGGTTGGAAGTCTTGCAGACTTGGCAGGATTCTTCTTTAGATCCTAAAGAATTTTTAGAAGAATTAAAATACGATCTTCATGAGGACGAGGTATTCGTTTTCACTCCTAAGGGAGAAATTATACAACTTCCTAAAGGTGCTACAGTTCTAGACTTTGCATTTAGAATTCATACGGATGTAGGTTTGCATTGTAAGGGAGCGAAGATCAACGGTAGAATGATCCCTCTTCGTACAGAACTTCGCAGCGGTGATCAGGTAGAAGTGGTTGTAGACAAAAGATCCAAACCTTCTCCCATATGGCTTCGTATTGTTAAAACTCCTTCTGCCAGACAAAAGTTACGCGCTTATTTTAGAAAACTCAGAGAAGAGACAAGCAAAGATCTGGAACAAGGTGCTGAGAGTGCAGGCGAACTTACTCTCAATGCAGAAGTGTTAGAAGAGCTTAAACGTAAACCTTCTGAAAAAGTTTCTAAACAGACTCAAGCGCATGGTCAAGTTGCAGGCGGAAAAATTTTAGTCGCAGGATTAAGAGATATTCCAGTTCGACTTTCAGGTTGTTGTTCTCCTCTTCCTGGAGACCAGATCATCGGTTTCGTAACTAGAGGACGTGGCGTTTCCGTTCACAAAAAGAATTGTAGCGTTGCATTAAAACAAAGAGAAGAAGAACAACTCAGACAGATCACAGTGGATTGGGACTATGGCCAAACAGAACCTGTACCTGTTCGAGTAGAAGTAAAAGCAAAAGATCGCCAGGGAATTTATCTAGAGATGGTAAAAAGTATTTCTGGGACCCAGACAAATATTCTGGAGGCAGGAGCTTCTACAGTCCAAAAAGATACTTTGATGGCTCGCTTCATGATAGAAGTAGAACATTTGGACCAATTGAAGGAGATCCTAGGCAATTTAAAACGGATCCCGGATGTGGTCTTTGCTCATAGGGTCAAATAG